The following proteins are co-located in the Deinococcus metallilatus genome:
- a CDS encoding IclR family transcriptional regulator produces MLSLQKAASILGAFSAEQPEWGVRALAAHLNVPRATAHAYLAGLTEAGFLRRTPAGKYRLSWHIAEMGAHLTSALPWFQDARALITRLALDVRSVAFLCILEGEEVVCAIRERHPDADIDQPLDIYLPATATASGKILYAHADLQPRQFAAPTQSSITTLDEWRTEVARVRRRGYAYAIEEWIPGQCTLGVPYRHGGQVVAAIGVQMSARRYLREERSIRERVLQIVREEEDQG; encoded by the coding sequence GTGCTGTCCCTACAGAAAGCCGCGAGCATCCTGGGTGCGTTCAGCGCCGAACAGCCCGAATGGGGCGTGCGGGCGCTGGCGGCGCATCTGAATGTTCCCCGCGCCACCGCCCACGCCTACCTCGCCGGTCTGACCGAGGCCGGATTCCTGCGCCGCACGCCCGCCGGGAAATACCGCCTCTCCTGGCACATCGCGGAGATGGGCGCGCACCTGACCTCGGCGCTGCCCTGGTTTCAGGACGCCCGCGCGCTGATCACCCGCCTGGCGCTGGACGTGCGTTCGGTCGCCTTTTTGTGCATTCTGGAAGGTGAGGAGGTCGTCTGCGCCATTCGCGAACGCCACCCCGACGCCGACATCGATCAGCCGCTCGATATCTATCTGCCCGCGACCGCCACCGCCAGCGGCAAGATTCTGTATGCCCACGCCGATCTTCAGCCGCGTCAATTCGCCGCCCCGACCCAGAGCAGCATCACCACCCTGGACGAGTGGCGCACCGAGGTCGCGCGGGTGCGGCGCCGGGGGTACGCCTACGCCATCGAGGAATGGATTCCCGGCCAGTGTACCCTCGGTGTCCCGTACCGCCACGGCGGGCAGGTCGTCGCCGCCATCGGCGTGCAGATGAGCGCCCGCCGCTACCTGCGCGAGGAGCGCAGCATCCGCGAGCGCGTGCTCCAGATCGTGCGGGAAGAGGAGGATCAGGGCTAG